One window of Botrimarina mediterranea genomic DNA carries:
- a CDS encoding MBL fold metallo-hydrolase, with protein MPSNIVSADISGQLVILGTGTSVGVPLIGCGCPVCTSTNPKNNRTRCSVILGLPEGNLLIDTAPDMRQQLLREGIGLVHAVAYTHEHADHLFGLDDLRLMQFYLGGPVPLYCEEWTEQRIRKSYDYAFERRPNLHSGAVPELQFERIGPADGGWPPFDVLGARLIAVRQQHGPNFSTLGFRIGNVAYCTDLNAMPDASKELLHGLDVLILDALRETGHSTHLSLPEAISLAEELEPKQVYFTHMSHDLEHEATNAALPAGMALAYDGLRVPLT; from the coding sequence GTGCCGTCCAACATCGTTTCCGCTGATATCTCCGGCCAGTTAGTCATTCTGGGGACCGGGACTAGCGTCGGCGTGCCGCTGATCGGTTGTGGCTGCCCCGTTTGCACGAGCACCAACCCGAAGAACAACCGCACCCGGTGCAGCGTCATTCTCGGCCTCCCCGAGGGGAACCTACTGATCGACACCGCGCCCGATATGCGCCAGCAGCTGCTGCGTGAGGGGATCGGCTTGGTGCACGCGGTGGCTTACACGCACGAGCACGCCGACCACCTGTTCGGACTCGATGACCTGCGGCTGATGCAGTTCTACCTCGGCGGGCCGGTGCCGCTGTACTGCGAGGAGTGGACCGAGCAGCGGATCCGCAAGTCGTACGACTACGCGTTCGAGCGCCGCCCGAACCTGCACAGCGGCGCGGTTCCGGAGTTGCAGTTCGAACGGATTGGCCCCGCCGACGGGGGCTGGCCCCCCTTCGACGTGCTCGGCGCCCGCCTTATCGCCGTGCGGCAGCAACACGGCCCGAACTTCAGCACGCTGGGGTTCCGCATCGGCAACGTCGCCTACTGCACGGACCTCAACGCGATGCCCGACGCCAGCAAGGAGCTGCTGCATGGCCTCGACGTGCTGATCCTCGACGCGCTGCGCGAGACGGGCCACTCGACACACCTCAGCTTGCCGGAAGCGATCTCGCTCGCTGAGGAGCTCGAGCCCAAGCAGGTCTATTTCACGCACATGTCGCACGACCTTGAGCACGAAGCGACCAACGCCGCCCTGCCAGCAGGGATGGCCCTGGCGTACGACGGCCTGCGCGTGCCGCTGACTTAG
- a CDS encoding carboxy terminal-processing peptidase: protein MSSPSQAIASPRPRRWGWTTSAGLVALGVAVIVAPALARPEPPTRTDNTIVMLVRRELERKHISKHAVDDEMSARAFDAFLETLDPLKLYFYQSDIDAFAKDRDKLDDQFRQTKIDFPHEVFAVFLARVEERAATALKWVDAEHDFTVEETMVTDADTATYARTPEEADERWRKRVKFDLMIKLSEAEPELVENVVNPIDPLQNLGWKVGEHVEFPEDSGPKLNEAKDRLRKRYSSLAKRWEQTSSDELLELYVTAMTSSFDPHSSYMSPETLDNFNIQMRLELDGIGASLRSVDGYTEVAEIIAGGAADTEGSLKKGDTIIGVGQDTDGPIEDIVDMKLNDVVKLIRGKRGRVVRLQVKPVENPNQIVEYVITRDRIELKNQEARSAIIETGEKPDGRPYRIGVIDLPSFYMDMDGARAGIPDFKSATRDVRRLLDGFEAERQAGRPIDAVVVDLRFNGGGSLTEAVNLTGLFIDQGPVVQVKGTDGRVTPYSDELPGMKWDGPLVVLSNRFSASASEIFAGAIQDYGRGIVVGDESSHGKGTVQQLFDLGERLLGNSKLGALKLTIQQFYRPGGDSTQNRGVLADVKIPCLTDHLKGITEAEMDFALAFDRVRPLRHDFHGMAGSEIANHLQRQSDERVAASKEFSEDIRRIDKYETQKDRTEISLNLEEFLAERKQLDADKETEEISEELNDSDRPVFDIEDHYNKEAMAITVDYIRTLLASKLAVAR from the coding sequence TTGTCTTCCCCCTCACAAGCGATCGCCTCGCCGCGCCCAAGGCGGTGGGGCTGGACGACCTCGGCCGGCCTGGTCGCCCTCGGCGTCGCGGTGATCGTCGCGCCGGCTTTGGCGCGGCCCGAGCCGCCGACCCGCACCGACAACACGATCGTGATGCTCGTGCGGCGCGAGCTCGAGCGGAAGCATATCTCAAAGCACGCGGTGGACGACGAGATGTCCGCGCGCGCCTTCGACGCGTTCCTCGAGACGCTCGACCCGCTCAAGCTCTACTTCTACCAGTCCGACATCGACGCCTTCGCCAAAGACCGCGACAAGCTCGACGACCAGTTCCGTCAGACCAAGATCGACTTCCCTCACGAGGTCTTCGCGGTCTTCCTCGCCCGCGTCGAAGAGCGCGCCGCAACCGCGCTGAAGTGGGTCGACGCCGAGCACGACTTCACGGTCGAGGAGACGATGGTCACCGACGCCGATACCGCGACCTACGCCAGGACGCCCGAGGAGGCCGACGAGCGCTGGCGCAAGCGAGTCAAGTTCGACCTGATGATCAAGCTCTCCGAAGCCGAGCCCGAGCTCGTCGAGAACGTCGTCAATCCCATCGACCCGCTGCAGAATCTCGGCTGGAAAGTCGGCGAGCACGTCGAGTTCCCCGAGGACTCGGGCCCGAAGCTCAACGAGGCAAAGGACCGTCTGCGCAAGCGGTACAGTTCGCTCGCCAAGCGTTGGGAACAGACCTCGAGCGACGAGCTGCTGGAGCTGTACGTCACGGCGATGACCAGCAGCTTCGACCCCCACTCCAGCTACATGTCGCCGGAGACTCTCGATAACTTCAACATCCAGATGCGACTGGAGCTCGACGGCATCGGCGCGTCGCTGCGTAGCGTCGACGGCTACACCGAAGTCGCCGAGATCATCGCCGGCGGCGCCGCCGACACCGAGGGCTCGCTCAAGAAAGGCGACACCATCATCGGCGTCGGCCAAGACACCGATGGGCCGATCGAAGACATCGTCGACATGAAGCTCAACGACGTGGTGAAGCTCATCCGCGGCAAGCGCGGCCGGGTCGTTCGTCTGCAAGTGAAGCCGGTCGAGAACCCCAACCAGATCGTCGAGTACGTCATCACTCGTGACCGCATCGAACTAAAGAACCAAGAGGCCCGCAGCGCGATCATCGAGACCGGCGAGAAGCCCGACGGGCGCCCTTACCGTATCGGCGTCATCGATCTGCCGAGCTTCTACATGGACATGGACGGCGCCCGCGCCGGCATCCCCGACTTCAAGAGCGCCACCCGCGACGTCCGCCGGTTGCTCGACGGATTCGAGGCCGAACGCCAGGCCGGAAGGCCGATCGATGCGGTGGTCGTCGACCTCCGCTTCAACGGCGGCGGCTCACTGACCGAGGCGGTCAACCTCACCGGCCTCTTCATCGATCAGGGCCCCGTCGTCCAGGTGAAGGGAACCGACGGCCGCGTCACGCCTTACTCGGACGAACTCCCCGGCATGAAGTGGGACGGACCGCTCGTGGTGCTATCCAACCGCTTCAGCGCCTCGGCGAGCGAGATCTTCGCCGGCGCCATCCAGGACTACGGCCGCGGCATCGTCGTCGGCGACGAGTCCTCGCACGGGAAGGGGACGGTGCAACAGCTGTTCGACCTCGGCGAGCGTCTGCTCGGCAACTCCAAGCTCGGGGCGTTGAAGCTGACCATCCAGCAGTTCTACCGCCCCGGCGGCGACAGCACCCAAAACCGCGGCGTGCTCGCCGACGTGAAGATCCCGTGCCTGACGGACCACCTCAAGGGGATCACCGAGGCGGAGATGGACTTTGCCCTGGCGTTCGACCGCGTCCGACCGCTGCGGCACGATTTCCACGGCATGGCGGGCTCCGAGATCGCCAACCACCTCCAACGGCAGTCAGACGAGCGCGTCGCCGCTTCGAAGGAATTCAGCGAAGACATCCGCCGCATCGACAAGTATGAGACCCAGAAGGACCGCACCGAGATCTCGCTCAACCTCGAGGAGTTCCTCGCCGAGCGTAAGCAACTCGACGCGGACAAGGAGACCGAAGAGATCAGCGAAGAGTTGAACGACTCGGACCGCCCGGTCTTCGACATCGAGGACCACTACAACAAAGAGGCGATGGCGATCACGGTCGATTACATCCGCACGCTACTGGCGAGCAAGCTCGCCGTGGCGCGGTGA
- a CDS encoding CPCC family cysteine-rich protein, giving the protein MGHDSSDSPSPEELSQRELWIEEYSARVNARPRDLPLRCPCCGCRTLTERIAFEICDVCFWEDDGQDDGDANECRGGPNGSLSLRQARANYLRFGACEEAMIENVRPPRPDELR; this is encoded by the coding sequence GTGGGGCACGACTCATCAGACTCTCCGTCGCCCGAAGAACTGTCGCAGCGGGAATTGTGGATCGAAGAGTATTCCGCTCGGGTCAACGCCCGGCCGCGCGACCTGCCCTTGAGGTGCCCGTGCTGTGGGTGCCGGACACTGACTGAGCGGATCGCATTCGAAATCTGCGATGTCTGCTTCTGGGAAGACGACGGACAAGACGACGGCGACGCGAACGAGTGCCGGGGTGGTCCGAACGGCTCGCTAAGTCTCCGCCAAGCGCGGGCTAACTATTTGCGTTTTGGGGCGTGCGAGGAGGCCATGATCGAAAACGTTCGACCGCCACGCCCGGATGAGCTGCGTTAA
- the proC gene encoding pyrroline-5-carboxylate reductase: protein MDFKTPGASMASNGEIEGVVGFLGAGRMAQALAAGFVRGGLVSASNLIAYNPSPAAGEAFIDAVGPDGRLAASPSELAKAARIVFLAVKPQKAPEALASVAKDWRAGEQLLVSVAAGVTLAALAAPLPKGSAVVRVMPNTPSLIGKGASCYALGEHATAEHSADVGRLLSAVGFASETPEKLLDAVTGVSGSGPAYVYTMIEAMADGGVRAGLPRALAAELAARTVAGAAEMVITTGEHPAALRDAVASPGGTTIAGLAELERHGIRSALIEAVTTAARRSAELGQQQPGQGNK from the coding sequence ATGGATTTCAAAACCCCGGGCGCCAGCATGGCAAGCAACGGTGAGATCGAAGGCGTCGTCGGGTTTCTCGGCGCGGGACGCATGGCGCAAGCCCTGGCGGCGGGGTTTGTCCGCGGCGGCTTGGTGAGCGCTAGCAACCTGATCGCCTACAACCCTTCCCCGGCGGCCGGCGAGGCTTTCATCGACGCCGTTGGCCCCGACGGCAGACTGGCGGCCTCGCCGAGCGAGCTCGCTAAAGCGGCTCGGATCGTGTTCTTGGCGGTCAAGCCGCAGAAGGCGCCCGAGGCCCTCGCCTCGGTGGCCAAGGACTGGCGCGCCGGGGAGCAACTGCTGGTCTCGGTCGCCGCGGGGGTGACGCTGGCGGCGCTCGCCGCGCCACTGCCGAAGGGATCGGCCGTCGTGCGGGTGATGCCCAACACGCCGAGCCTGATCGGCAAGGGGGCGAGTTGCTACGCCCTCGGTGAGCACGCCACCGCCGAGCATAGCGCCGACGTGGGCCGCCTGCTGTCGGCCGTCGGCTTCGCCAGCGAGACGCCCGAGAAGCTGCTCGACGCGGTGACGGGGGTCTCGGGCTCCGGACCGGCGTATGTGTATACGATGATCGAAGCAATGGCCGATGGCGGCGTTCGGGCAGGATTGCCGCGGGCGCTCGCCGCGGAGCTGGCCGCGCGGACCGTCGCCGGCGCCGCCGAGATGGTCATCACCACGGGCGAGCACCCCGCCGCGCTACGCGACGCCGTCGCCAGCCCAGGCGGCACGACGATCGCCGGCCTTGCGGAACTCGAGCGCCACGGCATACGGTCAGCCTTGATCGAAGCGGTGACCACCGCCGCCCGGCGCTCCGCCGAACTGGGACAACAACAACCGGGACAAGGCAACAAGTAG
- a CDS encoding DUF4261 domain-containing protein — MCSKEPSIVLGIPGAWKDRSELVKSIALHSGGYLFAGKVLMHSESNTHFGLEVYDHDPTLVEKVRSGSMGQIPEDVLNAIQAHTFTLYLVSYETGRDVVERMVDAAVGLLESGGLAVKVEFAGFSVNAAQWREHALTKVAYSLYRSMVALVGDDTRHFTCGMSAFSLPDCSVQQGDLRTAFEVATEFCCYLMDESPALADGHTFSVPDGTERYRVSFEEHGFYPPGDMFHNPNGLWKLEPTSVP, encoded by the coding sequence ATGTGTTCCAAAGAACCATCTATCGTCCTCGGCATCCCGGGTGCTTGGAAAGATCGCTCCGAATTAGTGAAATCGATCGCCTTGCACAGCGGGGGCTATCTGTTTGCTGGCAAGGTCTTGATGCACTCCGAGAGCAATACGCACTTCGGATTGGAAGTGTATGACCACGACCCGACTCTCGTAGAGAAGGTGCGTTCGGGTAGCATGGGGCAAATTCCGGAGGATGTCCTCAATGCAATTCAAGCACATACGTTCACACTCTACCTCGTGTCCTACGAGACAGGCCGCGATGTCGTCGAGCGTATGGTGGATGCCGCGGTGGGCTTGCTCGAATCGGGCGGGCTAGCGGTTAAGGTGGAGTTCGCCGGATTCTCGGTCAATGCAGCCCAATGGCGTGAACATGCATTGACGAAGGTTGCGTATTCACTCTATCGCTCCATGGTTGCCCTAGTTGGAGACGACACCCGACACTTCACATGTGGCATGAGTGCCTTCTCGCTTCCAGATTGCTCGGTTCAGCAAGGTGACCTGCGGACCGCGTTCGAGGTTGCAACCGAGTTCTGCTGCTATTTAATGGATGAGAGTCCAGCACTTGCAGACGGGCACACTTTCAGCGTCCCGGATGGAACGGAACGTTATCGAGTTTCATTCGAAGAGCACGGATTCTATCCACCAGGGGATATGTTCCATAACCCGAATGGACTTTGGAAACTCGAACCAACTTCCGTTCCGTAA
- the ettA gene encoding energy-dependent translational throttle protein EttA: MPPNQKYIYQIAGLNKKHGQREILKDIDLAFYPGAKIGVLGRNGAGKSTLLKIMAGIDKEFEGSARLTEGFTVGMLQQEPPLNPEKDVMGNVMEAVAATQALLDEYNASWEKMAEVADDPVATEKLMARQAELQDKIDAANAWELDRQIEIAMDVMNLPPGDAGITNLSGGEKRRVALCKLLLEKPDLLLLDEPTNHLDAESINWLERYLADYNGTIVAVTHDRYFLDNVASWILEIEYGRAYPFEGNYSSWLEQKAKRLEMDEKKKSARQKTLTKELEWIRSSPKARQAKSKARISSYEKMASEEFEERPEELEIQIPPGPRLGDSVIEAVNLSKSFGDKVLFENVNFRLPAGGIVGIIGPNGAGKTTLLKMFMGKEQPTSGELNFGPTVALGYVDQSRDHLDPDKTVWEEISDGLDLIEMGKKQINSRAYVAKFNFQKADQQKKVGVLSGGERNRVHLAKLLRGGSNVLMLDEPTNDLDVDTLRSLEEAVATFVGCAIVVSHDRWFLDRLATHILAFEGDGYVHWCEGNFYTYENQRRERLGIDADQPHRFRYKKLEQS, from the coding sequence ATGCCGCCCAATCAGAAGTACATCTACCAGATCGCCGGCCTCAACAAGAAGCACGGGCAGCGCGAGATCCTCAAAGACATCGACCTCGCCTTCTACCCGGGGGCGAAGATCGGCGTGCTGGGCCGCAACGGCGCCGGCAAAAGCACCCTGCTGAAGATCATGGCCGGCATCGACAAGGAGTTCGAAGGCTCGGCCCGGCTGACCGAGGGTTTCACCGTCGGCATGCTCCAGCAGGAGCCGCCCCTGAATCCTGAGAAGGATGTCATGGGCAACGTCATGGAGGCCGTCGCGGCGACACAGGCCCTTCTCGACGAGTACAACGCCAGCTGGGAGAAGATGGCCGAGGTTGCCGACGACCCCGTCGCCACCGAGAAGCTCATGGCCCGCCAAGCGGAGCTGCAAGACAAGATCGACGCAGCAAACGCCTGGGAACTCGACCGCCAGATCGAGATCGCCATGGACGTGATGAACCTCCCGCCCGGCGACGCGGGCATTACGAACCTCTCCGGCGGCGAAAAGCGTCGCGTCGCGCTCTGCAAGCTGCTGCTGGAGAAGCCCGACCTGCTGCTGCTCGACGAGCCCACCAACCACCTCGACGCCGAAAGCATCAACTGGCTCGAACGATACTTGGCCGACTACAACGGCACGATTGTCGCGGTGACTCACGACCGGTATTTCCTCGACAACGTCGCCAGCTGGATCCTCGAGATCGAGTACGGCCGCGCTTATCCGTTCGAGGGCAACTACTCGTCGTGGCTCGAGCAGAAGGCCAAACGGCTCGAGATGGACGAGAAGAAGAAGTCGGCCCGTCAGAAGACGCTCACCAAAGAGCTGGAGTGGATCCGCAGCTCGCCCAAGGCCCGCCAAGCGAAGAGCAAGGCGCGGATCAGCTCTTACGAAAAGATGGCGTCCGAGGAGTTCGAAGAGCGGCCCGAGGAGCTGGAAATCCAGATCCCGCCCGGGCCCCGGCTCGGTGACAGCGTCATCGAAGCGGTCAACCTGTCGAAGAGCTTCGGCGACAAGGTGCTGTTCGAGAACGTCAACTTCCGCCTCCCTGCCGGCGGCATCGTCGGCATCATCGGGCCCAACGGCGCCGGCAAGACGACCCTCCTCAAGATGTTCATGGGGAAGGAACAGCCCACCAGCGGAGAACTGAACTTCGGCCCCACGGTCGCCCTCGGCTACGTCGACCAGAGCCGCGACCACCTCGACCCGGACAAGACCGTCTGGGAAGAGATCTCGGACGGGCTCGACCTCATCGAGATGGGCAAGAAGCAGATCAACAGCCGGGCCTACGTCGCGAAGTTCAACTTCCAGAAGGCCGACCAGCAGAAGAAGGTCGGCGTCCTCTCCGGCGGTGAACGCAACCGCGTCCACCTGGCGAAGCTCCTCCGCGGCGGCTCGAACGTGCTCATGCTCGACGAACCGACCAACGACCTCGACGTGGACACGCTGCGGTCGCTCGAAGAAGCGGTCGCGACGTTCGTCGGCTGTGCGATCGTGGTGAGCCACGACCGCTGGTTCCTCGACCGCTTGGCGACGCACATCCTGGCGTTCGAGGGCGACGGCTACGTCCACTGGTGCGAAGGCAACTTCTACACCTACGAGAACCAACGCCGCGAACGCCTCGGCATCGACGCCGACCAACCCCACCGCTTCCGCTACAAGAAGCTCGAACAGAGTTAG
- a CDS encoding TadE/TadG family type IV pilus assembly protein encodes MTKAAGRRRSALGSRSAPGSRSALGRRWGRKRRMGATTVEFALVAPAFFLVIMSMFEFTRLNVLRHTADNAAYEAARVAIVPGATTAQARTEANRLLTIVGARGASVNFNPGTITPETDSVTVTVTIPLDSNGWVVPRFTRGRTLTSSATMRTERVRSR; translated from the coding sequence ATGACGAAGGCCGCTGGCCGTCGCCGCTCCGCGCTGGGTTCCCGCTCCGCACCGGGTTCCCGCTCCGCATTGGGGCGCCGCTGGGGCCGCAAGCGACGGATGGGCGCGACGACTGTCGAGTTCGCGCTGGTCGCGCCGGCGTTCTTCCTCGTCATCATGTCGATGTTCGAGTTCACACGGCTCAACGTGCTCCGCCACACGGCCGACAACGCCGCTTACGAGGCGGCCCGCGTCGCGATCGTCCCCGGTGCGACGACGGCCCAGGCCCGCACCGAGGCGAATCGTCTCCTGACAATCGTCGGCGCCCGCGGCGCCTCGGTGAACTTCAACCCCGGCACGATCACGCCCGAAACCGACTCGGTGACGGTCACGGTCACCATCCCGCTCGACAGCAACGGCTGGGTCGTCCCCCGTTTCACGCGCGGCCGCACGCTGACCTCGTCGGCGACGATGCGCACCGAGCGCGTACGCTCCCGGTAA
- a CDS encoding PLP-dependent aminotransferase family protein, protein MSRPEFLSQLPSIEELLEHPRVAKTIDRVNRSTAVVQLRGAIHSLGAEIARRTEGLPSLGAGELLDRLIRQLEFPRPTSSASCVNATGAYFLAPTLRPPIAAAAIQAARVAADGFRQGPFQSAAPIAAKLVGAERGKVLNSRPQAIASAIEALAAGGVCVVARGDMTELAPGVRIDAVARRAGATLREVGAADAASAGDFQAALEGVGSPDGGAACVLLRQSVLGSPDADLLAQVVAAAHQAGATVLIDGGGARLRRDTPAYGDRSLTVEELAACGSDLVVFDAAGLVGGPVAGVAVGTQAAVERLDASLAAKIDAIDPAVDAALGATLRLFEKPGDLRFTHPLHQLLDAPVENLRTRAERLAPRIAALEGVAAAAAFERPSSARGAATWAIRVEPAGGDAEALRTRLATSEPAVLAEIAESAVVFDLSTVYPGQDSALVAAIGPERPTSGDTTGGDPGSGEPSSEASPPPA, encoded by the coding sequence ATGTCCCGTCCCGAATTCCTCTCGCAGCTCCCCTCGATCGAGGAGTTGCTCGAGCACCCCCGCGTCGCTAAGACGATCGACCGGGTGAACCGCTCGACCGCGGTGGTGCAGCTCCGCGGGGCGATCCACAGCCTCGGCGCCGAGATCGCCCGCCGCACCGAGGGGCTGCCGTCGCTCGGCGCCGGCGAGCTGCTGGACCGCTTGATCCGCCAGCTGGAGTTCCCGCGGCCGACCTCCAGCGCCTCGTGCGTCAACGCGACGGGCGCGTACTTCCTGGCGCCGACGCTCCGCCCGCCGATCGCCGCCGCCGCGATCCAGGCCGCCCGCGTCGCCGCGGACGGCTTCCGCCAGGGGCCTTTCCAAAGCGCCGCGCCGATCGCCGCCAAACTCGTCGGCGCCGAACGCGGCAAGGTCCTCAACTCACGGCCGCAGGCCATCGCCTCCGCGATCGAGGCCCTGGCGGCGGGGGGCGTCTGCGTGGTCGCCCGCGGCGACATGACCGAGCTGGCGCCCGGCGTCCGCATCGACGCGGTGGCCCGTCGGGCGGGCGCGACGCTGCGCGAGGTCGGCGCCGCTGATGCGGCCTCGGCGGGGGATTTCCAAGCGGCGCTGGAGGGCGTGGGCTCGCCCGACGGCGGCGCGGCGTGCGTGTTGCTGAGGCAATCCGTTCTCGGCAGCCCCGACGCGGACCTCCTCGCCCAAGTGGTCGCCGCCGCCCACCAGGCGGGCGCCACGGTCCTGATCGACGGCGGCGGCGCCCGGTTACGCCGCGACACGCCCGCCTACGGCGACCGGTCGCTGACGGTCGAAGAGCTCGCCGCCTGCGGCTCGGACCTGGTCGTCTTCGACGCAGCGGGGCTCGTGGGCGGTCCGGTCGCCGGCGTCGCCGTGGGGACCCAGGCCGCTGTGGAGCGACTGGACGCCTCGCTGGCGGCGAAGATCGACGCCATCGACCCCGCGGTTGATGCGGCCCTCGGGGCGACGCTGCGGCTGTTCGAGAAGCCCGGCGACCTGCGGTTCACCCACCCGCTGCACCAGCTGCTCGACGCTCCGGTGGAGAACCTGCGGACGCGGGCCGAGCGGCTCGCCCCGCGGATCGCCGCCCTCGAGGGGGTCGCCGCCGCGGCGGCCTTCGAGCGGCCCAGCAGCGCTCGAGGGGCCGCCACCTGGGCGATCCGCGTCGAACCCGCCGGCGGCGACGCCGAGGCACTCCGCACGCGCCTGGCGACGAGTGAGCCGGCCGTGCTCGCTGAAATAGCGGAGTCCGCGGTGGTTTTCGACCTCTCGACGGTGTACCCGGGCCAGGACAGCGCCCTGGTTGCCGCGATCGGCCCCGAGCGGCCCACCAGCGGTGACACAACCGGCGGCGACCCCGGCAGCGGTGAACCGTCCTCGGAAGCGTCCCCCCCGCCTGCCTGA
- a CDS encoding elongation factor P: MLGKDIKPGAMVVYNDAPCVIENIHVQSPSARGGTTLYKFRARNIVTKNKVDFAMKGTDMLPEADFSRRDVTIMFSDLESVHLLDSESYEQYSVAREDVAEEMQWITEATTGIIAMIYNDECVGITIPASAALKITQCDPGVRGNSATGRTKPVTLETGVTIQAPEYIAEGEVIKVDTRTGEFLGRA, from the coding sequence ATGCTTGGCAAAGACATCAAGCCCGGCGCGATGGTCGTTTACAACGACGCGCCGTGTGTTATCGAAAACATCCACGTGCAGTCGCCCTCGGCCCGCGGCGGCACGACGCTCTACAAGTTCCGGGCGCGGAATATCGTCACGAAGAACAAGGTCGACTTCGCGATGAAGGGGACCGACATGCTCCCCGAGGCCGACTTCAGCCGCCGCGACGTCACGATCATGTTCTCCGACCTCGAGTCGGTGCACCTCTTGGACTCCGAGTCGTACGAGCAGTACTCGGTGGCGCGCGAGGACGTGGCCGAAGAGATGCAGTGGATCACCGAAGCCACGACCGGCATCATCGCGATGATCTACAACGACGAGTGCGTGGGCATCACGATCCCCGCGTCAGCGGCGCTAAAGATCACCCAATGCGACCCGGGCGTCCGCGGCAACAGCGCGACCGGCCGCACGAAGCCGGTGACGCTCGAGACCGGCGTCACCATTCAGGCGCCCGAGTACATCGCCGAGGGCGAGGTGATTAAGGTGGATACGCGGACGGGGGAGTTTTTGGGGCGGGCGTAG
- a CDS encoding vWA domain-containing protein, which translates to MRPPLVYRRRSRRPQPRRRGAILVLVAVLMPVFVLMAAFAIDLAWMQLVRTELRTATDSASRAGAKTLSLRQSEALARTAAVQAAARNTVAGTPLTVDPADVTFGQSTQANPNARFAFSVGGSPVNAVRVQGLRTASSADGGVNLFFGSMLGSEEFEPRLTATSTVLDRDIAIVIDRSGSMGLDISIPYDANGQNCGPMGSRTRFAALNSAIGVFLNELELTIPNEQVALVSYSSSFNTRCDRGRLRYDTANTDRALTFNYNRITSSMDDFMTNGIGGGTAIGEGLREGISALEDARPYAIKTIILMTDGRHNTGVSPESMVPSARAAGITIHTVTFSPAADINRMRAIANSAGGRSFHADTSGDLSSAFRDIARTLPVLVTD; encoded by the coding sequence GTGCGTCCCCCCCTCGTCTACCGCCGTCGATCACGCCGCCCTCAACCGCGTCGCCGGGGCGCGATCCTCGTGCTCGTCGCCGTGCTGATGCCGGTGTTCGTGCTGATGGCCGCGTTCGCCATCGACCTCGCCTGGATGCAACTGGTGCGGACCGAACTGCGGACCGCCACCGACTCGGCCTCGCGCGCCGGGGCCAAGACGCTGTCGCTGCGTCAGAGCGAAGCGCTGGCCCGCACCGCCGCCGTCCAAGCCGCCGCGCGGAACACGGTCGCGGGCACGCCGCTTACGGTTGACCCCGCCGACGTGACGTTTGGTCAATCGACCCAAGCCAACCCGAACGCCCGCTTCGCTTTCAGCGTCGGCGGTTCGCCTGTCAATGCGGTGCGTGTCCAAGGGCTCCGCACCGCCAGTTCTGCCGACGGCGGCGTCAACCTGTTCTTCGGGTCGATGCTCGGCTCGGAAGAATTCGAGCCGCGGCTGACCGCGACCTCCACGGTGCTTGACCGTGACATCGCCATCGTGATCGACCGCTCGGGCTCGATGGGCCTCGACATCAGCATCCCCTACGACGCCAACGGCCAGAACTGCGGCCCGATGGGATCACGAACCCGCTTCGCCGCGCTCAACTCCGCCATCGGCGTGTTCTTGAACGAGTTGGAGCTGACGATCCCTAACGAGCAGGTCGCCCTGGTCAGCTATAGCAGCAGCTTCAACACACGATGCGACAGGGGTCGGCTCCGCTACGACACAGCAAACACCGACCGTGCTTTGACATTCAACTACAACCGCATCACGTCGTCGATGGACGACTTCATGACCAACGGCATTGGCGGCGGCACGGCGATCGGCGAAGGGCTGCGTGAGGGCATCTCGGCACTCGAAGACGCCCGACCCTACGCCATCAAAACCATCATCCTGATGACCGACGGACGCCACAACACGGGCGTGTCGCCCGAGTCTATGGTTCCTTCCGCGCGCGCCGCAGGCATTACCATCCACACCGTCACGTTCAGCCCCGCGGCCGACATCAACCGCATGCGGGCGATCGCGAACTCGGCCGGCGGCCGCAGCTTCCACGCCGACACGTCCGGCGACCTTTCCAGCGCCTTCCGCGACATCGCCCGCACCCTCCCGGTGCTGGTCACGGACTGA
- a CDS encoding TadE/TadG family type IV pilus assembly protein, whose protein sequence is MFHPNRPARRGVAATEFAVCLPVLMLLLLGTIECCSMIFLKQTLAVAAYEGGHAALAPGATSAQARVAAEAILTERRIAGGSVEIAPRPLESIAEGEFFDIRVSAPTNANRILPLNFFGGRTLTATASFMRENL, encoded by the coding sequence GTGTTCCATCCCAACCGACCAGCGCGACGTGGCGTCGCGGCGACTGAGTTTGCCGTGTGCCTTCCCGTGCTCATGCTGTTGCTGCTGGGGACCATCGAGTGTTGCTCGATGATCTTCCTGAAGCAGACGCTCGCCGTCGCCGCCTACGAAGGGGGGCACGCCGCGCTCGCCCCTGGCGCGACGTCGGCCCAGGCCCGCGTGGCTGCCGAAGCAATCCTCACCGAGCGCCGCATCGCGGGCGGCTCGGTCGAGATTGCCCCCAGGCCGCTGGAGTCGATCGCCGAGGGCGAGTTCTTCGATATCCGCGTCAGCGCACCAACCAACGCCAACCGCATCCTGCCGCTCAACTTCTTCGGGGGTCGTACGCTGACGGCGACGGCCTCCTTCATGAGAGAGAACCTCTAG